From the Solea solea chromosome 7, fSolSol10.1, whole genome shotgun sequence genome, the window caaattgtatccatgttgaagtgtgttgATAAGCTTACCGTCCACCTCTTGATCTTATCCCACAGACCCTGGAACTCATTCCATGTCAGCCGAGCGATGCCCTGGCTCTGGATAAACCACGGAAGTCAAGGAAAAATGAATTGGGCACATCACAACAGACCAGAACAGTGACAAATCTGGAACATACACAGCTCGTATACTACTGAGATTCTGCTCAAGAGTGAAGGAGAGCCGTGTTCTTCTAAAGCAAACAGAACTAACGtataaagagaaaagaaacacatcaGAATTACTACAATGAGTGAAGTCACAGTGAAGTCTGTGAGTGTTATTTCAAAATGTATCAAGTCTGAAAAGCTCAGACTTTTAATTAAAGTCAGTTCAAGTTTCTTACTTAAGGGagtatttatatgtttttatatgtttataATTAACTGACTGCCACCTGTGACATAGCCTCAAAGATGCAGTAAGCACTTTACAGTTTGTATAAATAAAGATCCTGATggtaaatacatacatatgtggAAATGTAATTCATACTTCtatattttaaaacatacaaGCACTTAATTGAATGAATTCTGTGTCAaatataaagtgtgttttttccagGATACATCCATGAGGACCACCAGGCTCTTGCAGTGCTCGAGAGCCAGGTTCTTCTCACTGCCGGCCAACACTGAAGACAACAGATTAAAATCATCAGAGAGCATTTTAACACGCGTGACGCTGCGCGTGATGAAGTGATTTCAACGTTTGCACTGTTGTTGAGATGTTTAGACAGAAATCAGAGCGAGACGTCACTGACCTCCTCCCTGTATGGCTTCAGTCAGGAGGGAGTAGAGATGCACTGGTTTACATAATTCCTTCTGATGAACGGAAAACAGGAAACGTTAATAAAACAAGATGTAGcgtacacagagagagagactgctcTTCATACATCTACATTCAAAACAGGGACTTGAAGCCAGtattttcacatatttattACCATGAATCTTCTTTCTACCACACAAGGGCACATTTTTGCAGATGTGAACTGACCCTAGCTCTGCAGATAAATCTCACCTTGTTGGAGTGCTTTAAGAAAAGCTGTCTCATAGATGTAGGGGGAGGGAGAGCCGCCTGGTGAGGATATGAATgctgcagaaagaaaaacacagtatttCTGGTTCATGTGTATGAATTCAGCTTACCATGACATTGTGGTTTAGTTGGCAGTCAaagtaaaaatcaaaaatcaatctGCTTGCTGGCATctatcccagcatgcactgggTGGGGAGTGGACACACCCttaaagtgtgacaaaaagCTAACATGACGGCACTGACAGACATTAATCTGCAGGAGTTTGGGCCGTTCACAGACAGCACAGACACTACAAACTGTGCTAATCTAGGATTATTTTTCTGTAGTCCCCAAAATAATACCTTGATCAGTAACATTCATGCGTGAAGCACGGGCACATGATAGGAAACAAAACATACTTATTTACAGGAGCCTGGACGGccttttaatctgagggtccaaAGGCTCATAGAATAATCTCACTGACATAGACTGCAATAAGCCACAGCTGTGCTTATGATAAATACACAATATCAGATCTGACATAGAGATGTGAAGAGTGCTTTCACACCTGTAACCTGATCACCCAGGATATTCATCAGATCTGAATGGGGTCCAACTTTTCAGCCTTTCATTTTTCACATTAACTTCATTGTGTGAACGACAACCAGTTAAACTTGTCTCCTACCTCTGCTACAGAGATGTCCTGCGTCGGTTGTTGAGCTGCACTGTTGAAAAGGATCAAATTCTATTGTTAGAATCATCATTTGTGAccacaggaaaaagaaaatgcaaaacgAGGATGTTAAATAATTTACATTCTCAGAGGTTCAGAAATAAATCCACATAGTACAGTGTTAATTTACTCATTTATTAAAGATGAGGTTGGATAAATatagttttgttgttattgtcaaATTTATTGGCTATAAAATTGACCCAATGACTCACATGGCTGTGTTGCCCTGTTCAGTTAGCACCCGCAGGAGGAAGGAACCCTGCTGATTTGGTTCAGCGGTGGAAGGAATGATGATGTAGCGACCTGGAGGAAGGGAGCCACGGAGAACAACTTCCCTGCGTGTGGAGTAATGAGGGCAGGAGAGGACAGGGCGAATCTTCAGGTCCTCAGAAGACAGGTATGTCTGGGATGGTTGTGCCTGTTAGGAGAGCACTGATTTAGAGTATGTGAAATCATCAGCACACATAACAATAATGATTATGGTACCAATAGGAAACATGAGACAGGTCTAAATGATCAGGTACAGAGCCTggatagctcagtcggtagagcatcagacttttaatctgagggtccagggttcaagtccctgttcaggcgTGTGTAGTTTTAAGTAAAACAGATGATGAGAGTGATATTCCACTGTTAAGTCCAGATGTAACCTGCCATCATCTTCTAAATCAGCCATCCCAAATTTAAGTGagtgaaatctgaaaatccacTCGAACCACAACACAAATCAACACACAACACTAATGTCAAATATACATAATCTCAAGGCACTTCATACAGTAAGACCAAGACCATACAATAAtaaagagagaaagggaaatACAACAGCTCAATTGGCATCAGAGGATGTTAGCTGAGCTGGTGATCACTAATGTGTCCTGTGGACGGATTGTGTTCATGCAGTGCAGGAATATGGTCAAACGCAACCTCCAAATGTGGTTTCTGATCAGATCTGAGGATGTATTCTGTATTTAACGTGATCCACATGTAAGTGAAGTGTATAATTCAGGACAGATGTAAATAGCAGGTCTGAATGGGGCCATAGATCATGTCGAGTCTGTACGTCACTGAGTTTCGACTACAATGACGTCTCCAGTGCATCACTCAGTGTTTAAGGTAAATTCAAATAATTATGATatcatcaatatcaatatcCTTGGCTGGTATTGTATTTGCACTGGATACTGAATTATGCTCAGTGTGCATATACAAACCTGTGATTTGATGCAGTCTGTTCTCAGAGCGGCAAATGGTTGGGACATCAGCCATAACAAGATGGTTCGTGTGAAGAGGATTATGTACACACAGTATTTGGATTGTaatttaacatacagtatattttactCAAACTGAAGATTAAGCTGCTGTTTTGACTCTTAAAAGCTGAGGCATTGAACATCTCTCACCTGAACTGGGACTTCAATCAtatgacatttctgttcacagacATTGATatttgtgatgtgtgttttctgggacttttaaaagcctttgtagCTATGATGAAAGCAGGTCAGGGGTTAGATTTGGGtttagattagggttagggtaagggttaggcacttagttgtgatggttaaggttagagtaaggggctagggaatgaacaatgtcaatgatgtgtcctcaataagatataaaaacaagtttgtgtgtgtgtgtgagagagtaccAGGAATATATGCAGGGATATGGCAAGGTCTGCACGTCTACGCCTCTGGTGTTTCTGCATCAGGGCCAAAACAAAGGAGCAGGTCTTCTGGGAGCCGGTGCTGTTACTGTCCACCTCTGACAGATCGAAGAAGAACTGAGGATTCTGCCAGAACCAAcctggtgacacacacacagttttaggcattgacttttattcatttggacagccgaAACAAAGCagtaatcctaaccttaactttaaccattATTCcaggaaaggtcctaaagaaacaagtacacacacagttctAATGCTATACTTAGCATTAACTTGTATAACATTAGTGATAAATcgtcaaatgtcttattattgaCTTTTCGGTATGGAGATAAACTATTAACATGTTGCCATAGGTTGTGGATGTGTtcaaataaagtgattgagTAAAACATTATACAGTATGCTCATTATAGCagtgctaaaacaacaaatataagaTTCTTGCACGGTactgtacaattttttttaatatgtaaagATTTTTAAGATGTTGTAATCAATCCCTTGTGACAAAGAAATAGAAATGTTATGGTTTTACGTGAACGTTATTATATTTTAGGGTTGGGTGATGTTCATTGGGATGTTGTTTAGTAAATCATTGCCATGAACAACAGAATATCTTACCCAGGTGTTGAGGGAGATGGACACATTAATTTCATGTTATAGCAAAGATAAATTAGTGTGTaagataaatgtataaataactataaataaaacaaaaagacaactgCTACACAACTATATAGAACGTCCAATGAAAAAATGAACATAAGTGAAAAATTGGTCTTGTGCCTCTCTTTTCAACagctgcaaataaataaacatgttgtaATTCAGTGGTTTGGCGTTGCCAAATGAGCCTGGAGCAAGTGAATTGCCTAATCACCGTAAACTAGGTTGTCCTGGGtcgacagacagaaagacagacataGTACCTCTTTAAAACTGTTACTGAAGACGGAACAAATAAGCCTGACTCAACTCGAAACATCGGATTAAATACTATACAAACAGTTCCCATTCTAAACAGGCATAAAAGGGGATTATCTTTTTGGTCTTAGCAACCAAGCCTGGAAACCAGTAACATTCAATTACTCTCTGTGAATGCTCCAGAGCAAAAAGCCTCACTGGGGAAAGGACATTACTGATCATATTTTGAAGGAACTCTTATAACGTGAAAGAGGAAATGCGCAAGAATGTAACAATTGTGCAAATTTAAAACAGTTCTCTCTTTAGTTGAGATGATCTTAAGGCAGTTATGGACGGTGATATTATCAAACATCATGTGTCATCATTTGCTTTACCCCCTCGGGGAGAACCTCCTGCTGTGATGCGTGGCACCCAGTTCCCATGAAGCATGATGCAGGACCATGGCTGCACACTGGAGCTTGAATCATTGAAGTTTTCACACAAGTGACACACCTCCATCACCTCAAACTGCTGTCGAAAGTCCGATATTGACATCCTGATTGAAAGAACACATATTCTTCTTAGTCCACTGTCTCGGTTCAACTCAATCAACAGAGTCAGCGGTGCACAGTGtaacagcagctgtgtttgtgtagcttTTATACGACTGTGTTTCAAAACGCGTGTTTGCCTTGTGGTTCCTGGCGAAACTCGGGGcagagtttttgttttatgtttacaGAGGGCGGATATGAACAAGCAAGAATCAAGTCAATGATGCATGTCACATAGAGACAACGCTGAATCACAAGGACAACACAAACTTACCAGAACTCGCCATCCTCCCGTCTGATTCTCTGCAGTCTTTTCTGCTCCTCAGGGCTCACTCTGTTCCACTCTGGACTGCAAAGAGACgtgaagacacaaaaagaaagagactGTTTTTAGTTTTGCacaaaatattacatattatctACCATTTTACCACAGGATTCATAAACTCAGAGATGATGATAGGGAAACAGACTAACTTTGATGTGCACatgataatgttttattatatttgacTAGTTATCTAATGTAAATGACCAATGTCCTTAACctttatttgcaaaaacaaattgctCAAGTGCAAAAAAACAGTGATGATATGTGACAATGCAAATTTTGAAATTAAGAAGTTTATTAAGAAATCCTGGCCCTTTTATTGTGGGTAAACAGCGTATATGTGCGCATCTCATAGACTACATGGGTGATTATCTATTCATAGTCATCTTGAAACATCTGATTCTGTCCTTGTGATAGTTGAACACACACGGGGAGCAGCGTACAGAAAGATCATTAAAtatcaaatactgtatgtaaatacagacaaatAGATCAACAACAGGAGTCAAGACACATGGAATCATTTTAGACTAAAAGCAAACCAACTGGCTCAGCAGAGGTGGCTCACAGCATgactattttcaaatgacagCTCAACTGAGGTGCTTCTGTGTAGAGTTTGCATATTCACTCTGCATGTGCTCCGGCTTATTCCCATAGTTAAAAAACATAGTCCTGTGTTTAGCGAGTGACCAGGGTCACCCCTGCCTCTGACCCAgtgtcagctgaaattggctTCACTTCCCCCCACAATGCATAACTAgcaacatttgtgtgtttcacGTTTTCCTTTTTAAGTCAAGCACAGATCACTGTCAACTTTGAATTTTGAACttaatttgaatttgaacttGAACTTAAATCAAGGAGACAGACCAGACCCACAAACATGAGACTGAGCAGACCAAGACACCAATAATAAcaacctgaaacaaacaaacaaacaaacaaccatctcaGGGAGATTTAGAAACAGAGATTACATTAATCCTGCAGGTTTGCAAATGGTTTCTTTATCATTCAATACTAATCGGGCTGTAAACCTGTCTGATCTGGCTCATGCTGGTGTGTACCCACCCATTAACATCACTCCAGGGCCCCTCCCACTCAGTGTTTCCCCAGGGGTTGAGGATTCGCACTAAATCCTCTGTGCCATGTGCCGACTTCACCTttcagagacaaagaaaaacagaacacgTGAGAGCAGTAGAAAGAAAAGGCAAAGAAGGATCAGTGTTTCTACTAAGGAGGTTCACAAATCCTCCATTTAAACTCAACAATGAAGTCTGAATGGCAATGTTGTCATACCTCATTCATCTACCCATTCTGACTCCATTTACCCAGACACCACAATTAAAGGATAAAATAGCTCTTGGATCTCAGTTTAAAATGAGCACACCAGATAGAAGTTCATCCTGTCACCTTAGACCTACCTGCATacattatttaatgatttaagttTTCACAGACTACTAAACGCAGCTGCCCAGCTGATCTTAAACCGATCTGAAAGGGTACATGTCAGTCTGCTGCTCATCCACCTTCACTGGCAGTCAATGGCAGCCGGAATTAAATTCAGCTCACTGACCTTTGCCTACTGACTGACCTCTAGGTCTGCGTCAGTCATGTACAGCAACACTATTGTACAGACATAGGCCGCACTGTAGTTTTCTATTACATGGTAACCTATATTCTCTGCCACATGAACACAATGTGCAGAGGGAATGTATGTGTGAACGCAAACTCCAGCAGAATAGTGAATGTGCAGAAGAGCCTCCTGCCTTCTCCCTATATAATCGACAGTTCATGACTGAGTGATCTCATGTGAGAACATGGCAAGGATCCACATCCAGTGAATGAGAGACTGTCTTGCCCCCTGCATACTCAATCCAACCACCAACCCCTTACGTGGATTCTCCAGAGATCCCCCAAGCTTAAAGTATCTGACCCGGACAATGTCCCACTGCGGTCATCATATGTAAAACAGCAAACTACGGAGTATGTCCAGATCCAGACCTCTGGACATTAAGCAGGATTCCTCAGGATTGTTTAATTAAATTGTAGTTGTAAATAAATCCCATTGTAACAATGGGATTTATTCTAAAACCTAATCTAAACCCATAAAAGTCACAAAGCCTGCTAGAGTCAAACTGTAAgaaatatagatagatagaaaagaTGAATTTTAGCTGACACTTGTTCAAACCGTGGAGATTACCTTCTCTACTGCAGTCAGAGAGTAAGCATGTCTGAACATGATCCCGAGTTCATTCCTTGTTTCCAGAGCACCCttaaaggaaaaaggaaaaaaacatccacccACAGTCAGGCAGGACAAGAAAATGCATGACTCATCACATATACAGCATGTAAATGTCAGAGGGAACTTGTTCTCAAGTCTTCCTGCTGTCACGCCTGTTCCACCATACCTGGCAGTTGGCACAGTTGATGAGCGCTCCTTTAGAAAGCAGGTGTCGGAGGATGGTAGGGAGGTCTTGAGGCAGCAAGGAAATGTTCAAAACCTCAGTTACCCCACCTGTCATATCCACCATGGCCTCATGAGGGAAGCCCATGTCCAGAGCTCTGTAGCCGCCCTTCAGCCTGGGACAGGGAGGTAGAAAACATAAGACCGGTATCAAGTGATCAACAATAAGACATAGGGGTCGACAGAATGTTATTCTGCACACAAAGGCTCACAAAAGGAAAAGGGTAAAAAAGCACTTTCTAGTATGTGTGAATTTACCTTCTGACATTGTTTGTGTACATGGGAATGTTGTAATTTGATCTCGATGTTAGAGGaggttataaaaacaaaagagacgATGTTCTGCACTGCTGATCATTTATTCCAATCACTTGTATTTGGGTGGGTCTGACTGACAGCTAGTTTACTTAACATCTGTCTACACCTGCAATCGTGCACCTCTTGGATTGTCACGTGAGGAGTTTCTCATAGAccttcacacaaacaaagtgaaaaggAGAGGTTTTAATCTGTATctgtaataaaatgaaataatgtgcacacgcacgcacgcacgcacacacacacacacacacacacacacacagacacacacacacacacacacacacacacacacacacacacacacacacacacacacaaagctttcTCCTTCTATGCACCATGGACATGGAATGAGGTGAAAAACATAACTTTACTAGAGACACTGCCTTCTTTAAACACCATCAAAGGAAGAATGGACCgtcatgaaaagaaaacatgttgtttttgagGGCTTCAGGTTAAGAATCTTGTTGGTATGGCCTGTATacttctgcactttactttattatgtctcTCTTCTTTACACTTTTTTAACTGCTTCCCGTCAGATTTTatattctgttctgttgtgagttttatatctcAAATTGTTTTGTCTCCATAAATATTTGTATCTCAATGGGCTCTTCCTGACTAAATGAaggataaataaattaaaacataaatacaaacacacacacagaatgacaGAGACTCACTTGGCATAGGCCTTCTCCAGCAGTGAACTCCAGAACTCATAGTGGTCTGGGGAGCTGAGGTAgatcagtttgttgttttgagTCGGCAACAAGTCGTCGATCCTGACCTCCTCCCACTGACCGTACTGCCAGAACTACACAGAGTGTGAAACGCACGTTTTTATAATAAAGACCATGAAACGTGCTCAgg encodes:
- the zgc:85932 gene encoding calpain-3 encodes the protein MIKSLSVSSENSFDDVDSVCSDELLGSQSRRWLADLLSGDMPPESGEVSAVGRDGLFVDHHFPLGELEMQPGVRWKRPKEICPSPQFIINGATHLDICQGKLNDCWFLSAIASLAVHRSLLIKVVPLEQSFKEGYNGSFTFKFWQYGQWEEVRIDDLLPTQNNKLIYLSSPDHYEFWSSLLEKAYAKLKGGYRALDMGFPHEAMVDMTGGVTEVLNISLLPQDLPTILRHLLSKGALINCANCQGALETRNELGIMFRHAYSLTAVEKVKSAHGTEDLVRILNPWGNTEWEGPWSDVNGPEWNRVSPEEQKRLQRIRREDGEFWMSISDFRQQFEVMEVCHLCENFNDSSSSVQPWSCIMLHGNWVPRITAGGSPRGGWFWQNPQFFFDLSEVDSNSTGSQKTCSFVLALMQKHQRRRRADLAISLHIFLAQPSQTYLSSEDLKIRPVLSCPHYSTRREVVLRGSLPPGRYIIIPSTAEPNQQGSFLLRVLTEQGNTAIAAQQPTQDISVAEHSYPHQAALPPPTSMRQLFLKHSNKKELCKPVHLYSLLTEAIQGGVLAGSEKNLALEHCKSLVVLMDSQGIARLTWNEFQGLWDKIKRWTDIFLAFDKNKTKHLEYQEVAPALKAAGIVVDELVMQLVGLRYTEPDMTISYPGFLYLVMKMETMMHKFQAFDMAGMGMITVSYRQWLHMTMYN